A single Drechmeria coniospora strain ARSEF 6962 chromosome 03, whole genome shotgun sequence DNA region contains:
- a CDS encoding TLC domain-containing protein, with protein sequence MRDPFFIPPSPWLVDLVQPWCERLGFPTLALHIHEVLAAAIGYTLVFWPISPIVSKLLASKHYVKLSPQKRLNWDAHVVSMFQSTLIIILASWVMLVDDDRRAMNWEERVWGYTGAAGMIQALAAGYFVWDLIITSWNIDVFGFGTLAHAVSALFVYIFGFRPFLNYYGCIFILWELSTPFLNIHWFMDKIGMTGSRMQLYNGFLLLFSFFCCRLIYGTYQSVLAFRDTWAAIDRHPTQHLHNSTVMAFATDESSVPMWLGAVYLASNLTLNSLNFYWFVMMIRAVRKRFEPSRHKTTEMDIAKPYSTSSVSSDGKPRRRKV encoded by the exons ATGAGGGACCCCTTCTTTATACCGCCCAGTCCCTGGCTTGTTGACTTGGTTCAACCCTGGTGCGAACGTCTCGGCTTCCCCACACTCGCTCTCCACATCCATGAGGTCCTCGCCGCGGCTATAGGATACACGCTCGTCTTTTGGCCCATCTCCCCTATAGTATCCAAACTACTTGCGTCAAAGCACTATGTCAAATTATCTCCCCAAAAACGCCTCAACTGGGATGCTCATGTCGTCTCCATGTTCCAGAGCACTCTTATAATCATACTGGCGTCCTGGGTCAtgctcgtcgatgacgaccgTCGAGCAATGAACTGGGAGGAGCGTGTATGGGGCTATACTGGTGCGGCTGGGATGATACAGGCCCTGGCCGCAGGCTACTTTGTCTGGGATCTCATCATTACGAGCTGGAATATCGACGTTTTCGGCTTCGGCACTCTAGCTCATGCAGTATCCGCTTTGTTTGTTTACATTTTTGGGTTT CGGCCATTTCTCAACTATTATGGCTGCATATTTATCCTATGGGAGCTCTCCACGCCATTCCTGAACATACACTGGTTCATGGACAAAATCGGTATGACAGGATCTCGCATGCAGCTCTACAACGGGTTCCTGCTCCTCTTCAGTTTCTTCTGCTGTCGTCTTATCTATGGGACGTATCAGTCCGTCCTTGCCTTCCGTGATACCTGGGCTGCCATCGACAGACACCCCACCCAGCATCTGCATAACTCGACCGTTATGGCCTTCGCCACTGACGAGTCCTCCGTGCCCATGTGGCTTGGTGCTGTTTATCTCGCAAGCAACCTGACACTGAACAGTCTGAACTTCTACTGGTTTGTCATGATGATCAGGGCTGTTCGCAAACGCTTCGAGCCAAGTAGGCATAAAACCACAGAGATGGATATTGCTAAACCTTATTCCACCTCCAGTGTGTCAAGCGACGGCAAACCGCGAAGGCGCAAGGTGTGA